One stretch of Thermococcus sp. 21S9 DNA includes these proteins:
- a CDS encoding mechanosensitive ion channel family protein, with amino-acid sequence MAVNTTATLPIPFVPGITLESLLKALLTVVILAFLGEVTKKGIIRASKETDLTWILNEDTAELIFRLFVLGGIIGALYALGVMKYTLGPTTIGNLAFAVGFFYISYLIAKKSKDYLLQTKRGPEDIIKAKLFYYLFVTVTFFLALSFAGVMGELGALLAAAGITGIVLGFSSRTVVANFISGIFMYFDKPLQIGDAVQVGDVQGVVEDIRILSTRIRTWDGTLVRIPNEMLFNSNIVNLQRYPVRRVDVSVGIAYAEDAGRAIEAILKTLDEMPLVLAEPEPKVYVENLGDSSVVLRVWAWAPSERWFDVRTEVVRRIKEALDREGIEIPFPQRVNWFANELKVKLEDE; translated from the coding sequence GTGGCCGTGAACACGACGGCGACGCTACCGATTCCGTTCGTCCCGGGAATCACGCTTGAGAGTCTGCTCAAGGCCCTCCTGACCGTTGTGATTCTGGCTTTCCTCGGGGAAGTGACGAAGAAGGGCATAATCCGCGCCTCCAAGGAGACCGACTTAACTTGGATACTCAACGAGGACACCGCTGAGCTCATCTTCAGGCTCTTCGTCCTGGGGGGAATAATCGGAGCCCTCTACGCCCTTGGAGTCATGAAGTACACCCTCGGCCCCACCACGATAGGAAACCTCGCCTTCGCAGTTGGCTTCTTCTACATCTCCTACCTGATAGCCAAGAAGTCCAAGGACTACCTGCTCCAGACGAAGAGGGGGCCGGAGGACATAATAAAGGCCAAGCTCTTCTACTACCTCTTCGTCACGGTAACGTTCTTCCTTGCCCTGAGCTTTGCCGGTGTTATGGGAGAGCTCGGGGCGCTACTCGCGGCGGCTGGAATAACGGGCATAGTCCTCGGTTTCTCATCGAGAACCGTGGTCGCAAACTTCATCTCAGGAATATTCATGTACTTCGACAAACCCCTCCAGATAGGGGACGCGGTTCAGGTCGGCGATGTCCAGGGAGTCGTCGAGGACATACGAATTCTATCGACGAGAATTAGAACGTGGGACGGAACACTCGTCAGGATTCCAAATGAAATGCTCTTTAACAGCAATATAGTCAACCTCCAGAGGTACCCAGTGAGGAGAGTCGACGTAAGCGTCGGCATAGCGTACGCCGAGGACGCGGGAAGGGCCATAGAGGCCATACTTAAGACCCTCGATGAGATGCCCCTCGTCCTTGCTGAACCGGAGCCAAAGGTTTACGTCGAGAACCTCGGCGACAGCTCGGTGGTTTTGAGGGTCTGGGCGTGGGCACCGAGCGAGAGGTGGTTCGACGTTAGGACAGAGGTCGTGAGGAGAATCAAGGAGGCCCTTGACAGGGAGGGAATCGAGATACCGTTCCCGCAGAGGGTCAACTGGTTCGCCAACGAGCTGAAGGTGAAGTTAGAGGACGAGTGA
- a CDS encoding DUF3887 domain-containing protein, which yields MSMKRLLAVLVFLLFIGYASALTPQKAMMEAWKTGNYSIVEPYLSPEMKRVFTEKTFTTVRDELVKLYGPIKGYTLEKTEEKNGYQIYFYRVTAEKGGYTVSVTVKDGKVEGFHLVPGFSPEKAVYPLLGGLLGLLLLWAYLRKFHAGELILGALLVIPVLIFQPLVQELPGFLGVTNTAFLVVWTGLIAGLFQEPLKYYFSRDKTLGRAVYIGAGFGLGEAVYVAFIASIGGGSWIGLIERTLALLFHASTTALFAYSHRNSWGRKALLAMVLVHWLTDSIATYWHTNPSTTVLVAGYVVMLLTVLAILSKLLPLAKTENEEPEVRW from the coding sequence ATGTCCATGAAACGCCTTCTGGCGGTTCTCGTTTTTCTGCTCTTCATCGGCTACGCCTCCGCGCTGACCCCGCAGAAGGCGATGATGGAGGCTTGGAAAACCGGTAACTACTCCATCGTCGAGCCCTACCTGAGCCCCGAGATGAAACGGGTTTTCACGGAGAAAACGTTCACGACCGTGAGGGACGAGCTGGTTAAGCTTTACGGACCCATCAAAGGATACACCCTCGAGAAGACCGAGGAGAAGAACGGCTACCAAATCTATTTCTATCGCGTCACGGCAGAGAAAGGAGGCTACACCGTCAGCGTGACCGTGAAGGACGGAAAGGTCGAGGGCTTCCACCTCGTCCCGGGATTCAGCCCTGAAAAAGCCGTCTATCCACTCCTCGGCGGACTGCTCGGTTTACTCCTCCTCTGGGCATACCTCAGGAAGTTCCACGCGGGCGAACTAATCCTCGGGGCGCTCCTCGTAATCCCGGTGCTGATTTTCCAGCCCCTGGTTCAGGAACTCCCGGGATTCCTCGGAGTTACCAACACCGCCTTCCTCGTGGTCTGGACGGGTCTGATAGCGGGCCTCTTCCAGGAACCGCTCAAGTACTACTTCTCCCGCGACAAGACCCTCGGAAGGGCAGTTTACATCGGCGCCGGCTTTGGACTTGGCGAGGCCGTTTACGTGGCGTTTATTGCCTCCATCGGAGGGGGTTCCTGGATTGGACTCATCGAGAGAACCCTCGCACTCCTCTTCCACGCATCGACGACGGCCCTCTTCGCCTACTCCCACAGGAACAGCTGGGGAAGAAAGGCACTGCTCGCGATGGTGCTCGTCCACTGGCTAACTGACAGCATAGCGACCTACTGGCACACCAACCCGTCAACAACGGTACTCGTGGCCGGATACGTGGTGATGCTCCTCACGGTCCTGGCGATACTCTCAAAGCTCCTCCCGCTGGCGAAAACCGAGAACGAGGAACCGGAGGTGAGGTGGTGA
- a CDS encoding DUF434 domain-containing protein: MLIEAYRDLKYLLNRGYRKSVALNFVANHYRLRKEERHLLARCIFPDSWIEEVKQKLLPPEEIKVRVLRIDGFNVLITLESLLAGRAILCEDGLIRDLAYQGKYRPHGETRNNLRLIVSALAELSPEKAVFFYGKNNPGSGVVKKLTEELLDKFGVSGEVRLVRSPDHELKAFETVATADVGVIEKVNHVFDLAGFAGKSAGTRPIHLKEILKTSSLSELLKKL; this comes from the coding sequence ATGCTGATTGAGGCGTACAGAGACCTGAAGTACCTCCTCAACAGGGGCTACCGGAAGAGCGTTGCTCTGAACTTCGTGGCCAACCACTACAGGCTGAGGAAGGAAGAGAGACATCTTCTCGCGAGGTGCATCTTCCCGGATTCCTGGATTGAGGAAGTTAAGCAAAAGCTCCTCCCGCCGGAAGAAATTAAGGTTAGGGTTCTCAGAATAGACGGCTTCAACGTCCTTATAACCCTCGAATCGCTCCTCGCGGGGAGGGCTATCCTGTGCGAGGACGGCCTCATCAGGGACTTGGCCTACCAAGGAAAGTACAGACCGCACGGGGAAACTCGGAACAACTTGAGACTCATCGTCTCGGCCCTGGCGGAGCTTTCACCCGAGAAGGCGGTTTTCTTCTACGGGAAGAACAATCCCGGAAGCGGGGTCGTTAAGAAGCTTACGGAGGAACTCCTTGACAAGTTTGGTGTTTCCGGGGAGGTCAGACTCGTTAGAAGCCCAGACCACGAGCTCAAGGCGTTCGAAACGGTGGCGACCGCCGACGTTGGTGTTATTGAGAAGGTCAACCACGTTTTCGACCTCGCGGGGTTCGCCGGGAAGAGCGCCGGGACAAGACCCATTCACCTCAAAGAGATTTTAAAAACTTCAAGTTTATCTGAACTTTTGAAAAAGCTTTAA
- a CDS encoding METTL5 family protein gives MRKKHLAMLLSKLEGFPEPKPELEQYRTPGNVASELLWLAHSAGDIAGKVVADLGTGTGVLAIGAKLLGAEKVYAVEVDGKALEVAKRNAERTGVEVEFINADVSEFDERVDTVIMNPPFGSQRKHADRPFLLKAFEVADRVYSIHLAKPEVRNFIEKFSADNGFTAIRLTTVPFEIPAQFRFHRKRLERIPVDIYLIKRRIP, from the coding sequence ATGAGGAAGAAGCACCTCGCGATGCTCCTCTCAAAGCTTGAGGGTTTTCCCGAGCCAAAGCCTGAGCTGGAGCAGTATAGGACCCCTGGAAACGTCGCTTCGGAGCTCCTGTGGCTGGCCCACTCTGCAGGGGACATCGCTGGAAAGGTCGTTGCCGACCTTGGAACCGGGACCGGCGTTCTCGCGATAGGGGCGAAGCTCCTCGGTGCTGAAAAGGTCTACGCGGTCGAGGTCGACGGGAAGGCCCTTGAGGTCGCGAAGAGAAACGCCGAGCGGACCGGTGTTGAGGTGGAGTTCATAAACGCCGACGTCTCTGAGTTCGACGAGAGGGTTGATACGGTCATAATGAACCCCCCATTCGGGAGCCAGAGGAAGCATGCTGACAGGCCGTTCCTGCTCAAGGCCTTCGAGGTCGCGGATAGGGTTTACTCAATCCACCTCGCGAAGCCCGAGGTTAGGAACTTCATCGAGAAGTTCTCGGCCGACAACGGGTTCACCGCGATTCGGTTGACAACGGTTCCCTTCGAGATTCCCGCCCAGTTTCGATTTCACAGGAAGAGACTGGAGAGGATTCCAGTTGACATTTATCTCATCAAAAGACGCATCCCCTAA
- a CDS encoding YiiX/YebB-like N1pC/P60 family cysteine hydrolase produces the protein MKRFTTIVGLLLLLVTLSPVSASSSSSGSGDYYHPYPTGLVPGDIVIGHNPVTDYIIPGYWTHTGLIAYYDTSIGEWMVIEATFDGVVLTPLSEFLKRYDTVAVLRVDTTDTVRWNAVAFAYQQLGKPYDYAWYTKEVYGDKYYCSELVWASYMAAGGPDLDANPGWSWTYADGVAPQEIYDDSDTYVIYYDSDS, from the coding sequence ATGAAGAGGTTTACAACGATTGTTGGGTTGCTCCTGTTGCTCGTGACCCTGAGCCCCGTTTCCGCGTCCTCAAGTAGCTCGGGAAGTGGCGACTACTACCACCCCTACCCAACCGGCCTCGTTCCTGGAGACATCGTCATAGGCCACAACCCCGTCACCGACTACATAATCCCCGGCTACTGGACCCACACGGGACTCATAGCCTATTACGACACCTCCATCGGCGAGTGGATGGTCATCGAGGCCACCTTTGACGGAGTTGTTCTCACTCCCCTCAGCGAGTTCCTGAAGAGGTATGACACCGTCGCCGTCCTCCGCGTTGATACCACCGACACCGTCCGCTGGAACGCCGTCGCCTTCGCCTACCAGCAACTCGGAAAGCCCTACGACTACGCCTGGTACACCAAGGAGGTCTACGGGGACAAGTACTACTGCTCCGAGCTCGTCTGGGCTTCATATATGGCCGCAGGTGGGCCCGACCTCGACGCCAACCCCGGATGGAGCTGGACCTACGCAGACGGTGTCGCCCCGCAGGAAATCTACGATGACTCCGACACCTACGTCATCTACTACGACTCTGACTCCTGA
- a CDS encoding class I SAM-dependent methyltransferase, producing MRTFNGGTMEELYRYLRTFMDPKSEVAQNRFIGLRSFFNWAVKEGLFPERRKLRILDLCAGTGIAGGALYETLREWGYEASLTVVDKRKEDLLLVEEWVSGEVYGAVMDCLDDLRRLGRFDIALIFGYTMPHFDPFQTAELFRNVARVLESDGVFMLEEMDRFGAFFYRRAYREIVPEVRGEDYTVISLDEGYNPMRGVIRRGYYKLPGWERIGEIETRYWDLAGLAGIGKALFEEARIIRKGEHGVVNVGDIIYLGKPYRT from the coding sequence GTGAGAACGTTCAACGGTGGGACGATGGAGGAGCTCTACCGCTATTTGAGAACCTTCATGGACCCCAAGAGCGAGGTGGCTCAAAACCGCTTCATCGGACTGCGCTCCTTCTTCAACTGGGCTGTCAAGGAGGGCCTGTTCCCAGAGAGGAGAAAGCTCAGAATCCTCGACCTCTGCGCCGGAACGGGCATAGCCGGTGGAGCACTCTACGAGACGCTCCGCGAGTGGGGCTACGAGGCTTCCCTGACGGTCGTTGACAAGAGGAAAGAGGATTTGCTCCTCGTCGAGGAGTGGGTGAGCGGGGAGGTTTACGGGGCCGTTATGGACTGCCTCGACGATTTGAGAAGGCTCGGGAGGTTCGATATAGCTTTAATCTTCGGCTACACGATGCCCCACTTTGACCCTTTCCAAACGGCCGAACTCTTCAGGAACGTCGCAAGGGTTCTCGAGAGCGATGGTGTTTTCATGCTTGAAGAGATGGACCGCTTCGGGGCGTTCTTCTACAGGAGGGCCTACCGCGAGATTGTGCCGGAAGTTCGGGGCGAGGACTACACGGTAATCTCGCTTGATGAAGGCTACAACCCGATGAGGGGCGTTATCAGGAGGGGCTACTACAAGTTGCCGGGCTGGGAGAGGATTGGAGAAATCGAGACGCGCTACTGGGACCTGGCTGGCCTGGCAGGCATCGGCAAGGCTCTCTTCGAGGAGGCGAGGATAATAAGGAAAGGCGAGCACGGCGTTGTGAACGTCGGCGATATAATCTACCTCGGGAAGCCCTACAGGACGTAG
- a CDS encoding YiiX/YebB-like N1pC/P60 family cysteine hydrolase yields the protein MKKTGIMALVLLVLVASLPAVSAGDLLNYIWNTKTYEHPYPTDVKPGDLVYGHNDDLFNALIPGYWVHVAIIAWYNQSIGDWMVIEAKIGKGVILTPLKVFLSRYKDVAIQRVKVDDSVRERAVAFAYQQLGKPYNYDYFTKPKVYSDKYYCSQLVWASYLVASNFTVNLDENDGAWSWKYGYAVAPQEVYDDPMTYTIYYHEA from the coding sequence ATGAAGAAGACTGGAATAATGGCCCTGGTACTTTTGGTGCTCGTCGCCAGCCTGCCGGCGGTCAGCGCCGGAGACCTTCTGAACTACATCTGGAACACAAAGACCTACGAACACCCGTATCCAACGGACGTAAAGCCCGGAGACCTCGTGTACGGTCACAACGATGACCTGTTCAACGCCCTGATTCCCGGTTACTGGGTTCACGTTGCCATAATAGCCTGGTACAACCAGAGCATCGGTGACTGGATGGTTATCGAGGCTAAAATTGGAAAAGGAGTCATACTCACCCCTCTGAAGGTCTTCCTCAGCAGGTACAAGGACGTTGCCATTCAGAGGGTAAAGGTTGACGACTCCGTAAGGGAGAGGGCCGTTGCCTTCGCCTACCAGCAACTCGGAAAGCCTTACAACTACGATTACTTCACCAAGCCAAAGGTCTACTCGGACAAGTACTACTGCTCCCAGCTCGTCTGGGCATCTTACCTTGTCGCCAGCAACTTCACCGTCAACCTTGACGAGAACGACGGGGCCTGGAGCTGGAAGTACGGCTACGCGGTCGCCCCACAGGAGGTCTACGACGACCCGATGACCTACACCATCTACTACCACGAGGCCTGA
- a CDS encoding RsmB/NOP family class I SAM-dependent RNA methyltransferase has translation MPKLKLSDRQLYALIEAVKLGEVIKPSQSAKRKAFSRYKIEGWENSKLTGIFYSIQRRLGLIDEIIEELVGVSPLILDPWLRATLRVAVEVAVFREPSGRTVQHLKGLAKFLSGKTHPYVGYYYYELLPRIINYVPKLDSEEKRLKWEYLFPEWFIARMRGLLGEEAEELLKALNETLPVSLRVNRLKASVEDVENYLRRKNLRFERSERVETVIRVLDPFNPGKLMETGLALPQEEASAVASLILSPEPGETVVDLASAPGGKTAHMAELMGNEGKIYAFDIDSERIKRMRQILRWAGVEIAEVRKLDGRKAPEVLGEGIADRVLLDAPCTSDGTIAKNPELRWRLREKNIPKVVALQKELIESAWRLLKPGGRLLYSTCSMLPEENEEVVRWFLSRHDDAKLVPLGGPYDSGFLPGTMRAWPHQHKTIGFFYALIEKA, from the coding sequence ATGCCAAAGCTCAAGCTCTCGGACAGACAGCTCTACGCACTTATTGAAGCGGTGAAGCTCGGCGAGGTAATCAAACCGAGCCAGAGCGCCAAGAGGAAGGCCTTCTCGCGCTATAAAATCGAGGGCTGGGAGAACTCCAAGCTGACCGGAATATTCTATTCAATCCAGCGCAGGCTCGGCCTAATAGACGAGATTATCGAGGAACTGGTCGGCGTTTCTCCCCTAATCCTCGACCCCTGGCTGAGGGCGACGCTCAGGGTTGCGGTTGAAGTAGCTGTCTTCAGGGAGCCGAGCGGGAGAACGGTCCAGCACCTCAAGGGCCTCGCCAAGTTCCTCTCGGGTAAAACGCACCCGTATGTTGGCTATTACTACTACGAGCTACTGCCGAGAATCATAAACTACGTCCCAAAGCTCGACTCCGAGGAGAAGAGGTTGAAGTGGGAGTACCTCTTCCCCGAGTGGTTCATAGCGAGGATGAGGGGGCTTTTGGGAGAAGAAGCCGAGGAACTGCTGAAGGCCCTCAACGAGACCCTTCCCGTCAGTCTTCGCGTCAATCGCCTTAAGGCGAGCGTTGAAGACGTTGAGAACTACCTGAGGAGGAAAAACCTCCGCTTCGAGAGGAGCGAGCGCGTTGAAACCGTAATCCGCGTTCTGGACCCCTTCAACCCCGGAAAGCTGATGGAGACGGGTCTCGCCTTACCTCAGGAGGAAGCCTCTGCCGTCGCTTCCCTGATACTCTCTCCCGAACCGGGGGAGACCGTGGTTGACCTCGCATCGGCCCCCGGCGGAAAGACCGCCCACATGGCCGAGCTTATGGGAAACGAGGGGAAAATCTACGCCTTCGACATCGATTCCGAGAGGATTAAGCGCATGAGGCAAATCCTCCGCTGGGCCGGCGTTGAGATTGCCGAAGTTAGGAAGCTTGACGGCAGGAAGGCCCCCGAAGTTTTGGGCGAGGGAATCGCCGATAGGGTTCTCCTGGATGCACCGTGCACGAGCGACGGAACCATCGCCAAAAACCCCGAGCTGAGGTGGCGCCTCCGCGAGAAGAACATACCGAAGGTCGTCGCGCTCCAGAAAGAACTCATAGAGAGCGCGTGGAGACTTTTAAAGCCCGGTGGTAGGTTGCTCTACTCAACCTGCTCTATGCTCCCGGAGGAAAACGAGGAAGTCGTGCGGTGGTTCCTTTCGAGGCACGACGACGCTAAACTTGTTCCGCTCGGCGGGCCCTACGATTCCGGATTTTTGCCCGGTACTATGAGGGCCTGGCCCCACCAGCATAAAACCATAGGCTTCTTCTACGCGCTGATTGAGAAAGCCTAA
- a CDS encoding PadR family transcriptional regulator produces MLGGSREKALKKLRKDLRSGLYSYLVLSLLEREGELHGYAIRKKLGELSDGKLVPSEGALYDILKSLKKYKLVEDFWVEVSGRPRKYYRLTDLGREVLLELKDEIRTIEVTLERLEGLE; encoded by the coding sequence GTGCTCGGTGGAAGCCGTGAGAAAGCACTGAAGAAGCTGAGAAAGGACCTGCGCTCCGGACTCTACTCCTACTTAGTCCTATCGCTCCTCGAGAGGGAGGGCGAGCTTCACGGCTACGCGATAAGGAAAAAGCTCGGCGAACTGAGCGACGGCAAACTCGTCCCGAGTGAAGGGGCCCTCTACGACATTTTGAAGAGCCTGAAGAAGTACAAGCTCGTCGAGGACTTCTGGGTCGAGGTGAGCGGAAGGCCGAGGAAGTACTACCGCCTTACGGACCTCGGAAGGGAGGTTCTGCTGGAACTGAAAGATGAAATCAGAACTATTGAGGTTACCCTTGAGAGGCTGGAGGGGTTGGAATGA
- a CDS encoding DUF1648 domain-containing protein, with the protein MNEKTFEVFVSLLLLWAGLVTLAFRNRRNRLIGFRVGYTWHSERVWRKVNTFGGLSLIVYSIILLCLAIYGVSMNAFTIAVVVFVVAESLIGTWMAEREYELEELSKEAPDKPPATEVGIPMTSIKPYLLVQLGLLGFYLILVALFWDKLPERVAVHFSASGQPNGYMDRLSGLVVFPVLGWLIPFSLTFLAKDPGFFARLSAGVTRRGWFEFNTIMSAGLVMVFISVLIYNVGVISANAINYAVIGLFVLIGLGTYRLLTVRPDERL; encoded by the coding sequence ATGAACGAAAAGACCTTTGAGGTATTCGTGTCGCTCCTCCTGCTCTGGGCGGGGCTGGTAACCCTCGCCTTCCGGAACAGGAGGAACCGGTTGATAGGCTTCCGCGTCGGATACACGTGGCACTCAGAGAGGGTCTGGCGGAAGGTGAACACCTTCGGGGGACTGTCCCTGATTGTTTATTCCATTATACTCCTCTGTTTGGCCATTTACGGCGTTTCAATGAACGCTTTCACAATTGCAGTTGTTGTTTTCGTTGTGGCAGAATCACTCATAGGAACGTGGATGGCAGAGAGGGAATACGAGCTTGAGGAACTCTCGAAGGAGGCCCCCGATAAACCGCCGGCAACCGAAGTGGGAATACCGATGACCAGTATAAAGCCCTATCTCCTCGTCCAGCTTGGCCTTCTGGGGTTCTACCTCATTTTAGTTGCCCTCTTCTGGGATAAGCTCCCGGAGCGGGTGGCGGTTCACTTCAGCGCGAGCGGGCAACCAAACGGCTACATGGACAGGCTCTCTGGACTGGTTGTGTTCCCGGTCCTCGGCTGGCTCATTCCCTTCTCCCTGACGTTCCTCGCCAAAGACCCGGGCTTCTTCGCGAGGCTGAGCGCGGGCGTAACCCGGAGGGGCTGGTTCGAGTTCAACACAATCATGAGCGCTGGCCTGGTGATGGTGTTCATCTCGGTGCTCATCTACAACGTAGGTGTCATTTCGGCGAACGCCATAAACTACGCAGTTATAGGGCTGTTTGTCCTCATCGGGCTCGGCACATACAGACTCCTCACGGTGAGACCAGATGAACGGTTATGA
- a CDS encoding DUF432 domain-containing protein — protein MKTFGEHELKTKFIHVGERKIHVVENPDGTFTYRRDDVRVKLLGGRHLWVLPAPAEGYGVKFLMVKLEERLAVPPGETVHGYLSAPVDVVVKAGNAPIDRFIVGREKYALYGEHAIGVIARYHVSGFHEKEPDSLCVIKLAVRNPTKEWKLVERVVIPIRNSVMFYSDGKAYYPLIILTTKEPYEVNNTGNPPDGRLKATHRAEPLPNFRMRWWP, from the coding sequence ATGAAAACCTTCGGCGAGCACGAGCTTAAAACAAAGTTCATCCACGTCGGCGAGAGGAAGATTCACGTCGTTGAGAACCCAGACGGGACGTTCACGTACCGGCGGGACGATGTCAGGGTTAAACTCCTCGGTGGAAGGCACCTGTGGGTTCTCCCGGCCCCTGCTGAGGGCTACGGCGTAAAGTTCCTAATGGTGAAACTGGAGGAGAGGCTCGCGGTTCCCCCAGGGGAGACCGTTCATGGCTACCTGAGCGCCCCAGTGGACGTTGTGGTAAAGGCAGGGAACGCACCCATAGACCGCTTCATCGTCGGGCGGGAGAAGTACGCGCTCTACGGCGAGCACGCAATAGGAGTAATCGCAAGGTACCACGTCAGCGGTTTTCATGAGAAGGAACCCGATTCCCTCTGTGTAATCAAGCTCGCCGTCAGAAACCCCACGAAGGAGTGGAAGCTCGTTGAAAGGGTTGTAATCCCGATAAGGAACAGCGTCATGTTCTACTCAGACGGGAAAGCTTACTATCCCCTCATCATCCTCACGACAAAGGAACCCTACGAGGTCAACAACACTGGGAATCCCCCCGACGGAAGGTTAAAGGCCACCCACCGGGCCGAACCGCTCCCGAACTTCAGGATGAGGTGGTGGCCGTGA
- a CDS encoding YbjQ family protein: MIVVTTEEVPGYRVVEVKGLVRGGVVMATHLGRDIIAGLRNLVGGEVKEYTEMMAQAREIALQRMIQQAEEMGANAVIGMRFMTSNVGQRMAEVYAFGTAVVIEPE; this comes from the coding sequence ATGATTGTCGTGACAACTGAGGAAGTCCCCGGCTACCGGGTCGTCGAGGTGAAGGGCCTCGTGAGGGGCGGTGTGGTTATGGCCACCCACCTGGGCAGGGACATTATAGCCGGCCTTAGAAACCTCGTTGGAGGGGAGGTGAAGGAGTACACCGAGATGATGGCTCAGGCGAGGGAGATAGCCCTCCAGAGAATGATTCAGCAGGCCGAGGAGATGGGCGCCAACGCGGTAATCGGAATGCGCTTCATGACCTCGAACGTCGGCCAGCGAATGGCCGAGGTCTATGCCTTTGGGACCGCGGTGGTAATCGAGCCGGAGTGA
- the dph2 gene encoding diphthamide biosynthesis enzyme Dph2 yields MHEVPHGEVLKELRKLGARCVLVQSPEGLRREAEELARFLEENGLAVILHGEVNYGACDPADSDAKRLGCDALIHLGHSYMRLNLEVPTIFVPAFAKVELVPALEKNLDEIRKLGKRIALVTTAQHVHRLDEAREFLEKNGFEVVIGKGDSRVSWPGQVLGCNFSSAKVDADGVLFIGAGYFHPLGVALAVKKPTLAINPYSGDALWMDEEAERLVRKRWAQIAKAMDARSFGVVVSTKKGQLRLAEARRVVELLREHGREARLIAMDHISYPKLEGFPFDAYVVVACPRVPIDDYENWRKPVLTPREVELLLGMREDYEFDEIPGVERGRDEPLGVSVHGPKAGL; encoded by the coding sequence ATGCACGAGGTTCCGCACGGCGAGGTGTTGAAGGAACTGAGGAAACTTGGTGCGAGATGTGTTCTCGTACAGTCCCCGGAGGGGCTTAGACGGGAAGCCGAAGAGCTCGCTCGCTTCCTTGAGGAGAACGGTTTAGCTGTCATCCTGCACGGCGAGGTAAACTACGGGGCCTGCGACCCCGCCGATTCCGATGCCAAAAGGCTCGGTTGCGACGCCTTAATCCACCTCGGGCACAGCTACATGCGCCTGAACCTTGAGGTGCCAACAATCTTTGTCCCCGCCTTCGCGAAGGTTGAACTCGTTCCGGCATTGGAGAAGAACCTCGACGAGATTCGGAAGCTCGGGAAGAGAATAGCGCTCGTGACAACGGCACAGCACGTTCACAGGCTCGACGAGGCGCGGGAATTCCTTGAGAAGAACGGCTTCGAGGTGGTAATCGGGAAAGGCGATTCAAGGGTGAGCTGGCCCGGTCAGGTGCTCGGGTGCAACTTCTCGAGCGCTAAAGTTGATGCAGATGGCGTTCTCTTCATCGGGGCCGGTTACTTCCACCCGCTCGGCGTCGCGCTGGCGGTTAAGAAGCCCACCCTGGCGATAAACCCCTACTCCGGCGACGCGCTCTGGATGGATGAAGAAGCGGAGCGCCTGGTAAGGAAGCGCTGGGCGCAGATAGCCAAGGCAATGGACGCGAGGAGCTTTGGGGTCGTGGTTAGCACCAAGAAGGGACAGCTCAGGCTTGCCGAGGCCAGAAGGGTAGTCGAGCTCCTCCGCGAGCACGGCAGGGAGGCGAGGCTCATAGCGATGGACCACATAAGCTATCCGAAGCTCGAGGGCTTTCCCTTTGATGCGTACGTCGTAGTTGCCTGCCCGAGGGTTCCGATAGACGACTACGAGAACTGGCGCAAGCCCGTTTTAACGCCGAGGGAAGTGGAGCTCCTCCTTGGCATGAGGGAGGACTACGAGTTCGATGAAATCCCCGGTGTTGAACGGGGCCGGGACGAGCCCTTAGGGGTGTCGGTTCATGGACCTAAGGCCGGTCTTTGA